From Bradyrhizobium symbiodeficiens, the proteins below share one genomic window:
- a CDS encoding efflux RND transporter periplasmic adaptor subunit, with protein sequence MKKSRPILWILIIAAVASAGYYGWQKFGHSAGKAQTADKGPPRPSAVPVSVAPVQKVDFPVYLTGLGTVQGFNTVQVRTRVDGQIDKLAFKEGQIVQQGELLVSIDPRPYQATLDQAKAKKAQDEASLANANLELQRAMKLGEFATAQRVDTQRSTVAQLTAQIAADEAAIANAQTQLDYTRVKAPITGVAGLRQVDVGNIVNASTQTGIVTISQVEPIAVIFTAPEDQLPYISEGQKTGALKVIAFTTDGKKTLAEGKLAVINNQVDTTSGTIRLKAVFDNKDHALWPGQSVSTRLLVRTLKDATVVPDDAVQHSTNGLYAYTVNQDNKAELHKIKVSYAIDGHSVIEEGLSPGQQVITGGQFKVQPGSLVSTAVASSNPAPTQNKVRQE encoded by the coding sequence ATGAAAAAGTCCCGGCCGATCCTCTGGATTCTGATCATCGCGGCCGTGGCCTCCGCGGGTTACTATGGCTGGCAGAAATTCGGGCATAGCGCCGGCAAGGCCCAGACCGCCGACAAGGGGCCGCCCCGGCCGTCTGCCGTCCCGGTGAGCGTCGCCCCGGTCCAGAAGGTCGACTTCCCGGTCTATCTGACCGGTCTCGGCACGGTTCAGGGGTTCAACACCGTACAAGTCCGAACCCGCGTGGATGGCCAGATCGACAAGCTCGCCTTCAAGGAAGGACAGATCGTCCAGCAGGGCGAGCTTCTGGTCTCGATCGATCCCCGTCCCTATCAAGCCACGCTCGACCAGGCCAAGGCCAAGAAGGCGCAGGACGAGGCTAGTCTCGCCAACGCCAATCTCGAACTTCAGCGCGCCATGAAGCTCGGCGAATTCGCGACCGCGCAACGCGTCGACACCCAGCGCTCGACCGTCGCCCAGCTCACCGCCCAGATCGCCGCCGACGAAGCCGCGATCGCCAACGCCCAGACCCAGCTCGACTACACCCGGGTCAAGGCGCCGATCACCGGCGTCGCCGGCCTGCGCCAGGTCGACGTCGGCAACATCGTCAACGCCTCGACGCAGACGGGCATCGTCACGATTTCGCAGGTCGAGCCGATCGCCGTGATCTTCACCGCGCCGGAAGACCAGCTGCCCTATATCAGCGAAGGTCAGAAGACCGGCGCACTCAAGGTGATCGCTTTCACCACCGACGGCAAGAAGACGCTGGCCGAGGGCAAGCTTGCGGTCATCAACAACCAGGTCGACACCACCAGCGGGACGATCCGCCTCAAGGCGGTGTTCGACAACAAGGACCACGCGCTGTGGCCGGGCCAGTCGGTCTCGACGCGGCTTCTGGTCCGGACGCTGAAGGATGCGACCGTGGTTCCGGATGACGCAGTCCAGCATTCGACCAACGGCCTCTACGCCTATACCGTCAACCAGGACAACAAGGCCGAGCTGCACAAGATCAAGGTCAGCTACGCCATCGATGGACATTCGGTCATCGAGGAAGGGCTGAGCCCCGGTCAGCAGGTGATCACCGGCGGCCAGTTCAAGGTGCAGCCCGGCAGCCTGGTCTCGACAGCGGTGGCAAGCTCGAACCCGGCCCCGACCCAGAACAAGGTACGACAGGAATGA